The following proteins are co-located in the Limanda limanda chromosome 5, fLimLim1.1, whole genome shotgun sequence genome:
- the vps37ba gene encoding VPS37B subunit of ESCRT-I a, whose translation MSTSFTKFSEYTMTQLNEILEDDVKLSNMVQEMDEMQEVQQSKEKTLVSNRTLAEQNLALHPILEHKKEQLTKCYSCLQESFESYQLRKSTLDHNSGNTSLDTLLALLQAEGAKIEEETENMADSFLDGDITLDPFIDSYHSKRKLAHLRRVKIEKLQEMVLKGQRLPQVSVPTSRSQDVSAPSPFTDANSSSPVPQPRRKPPAPPSQPTPILNPMMSVPQPSVFYSASPYPPIPPRTGQPFPNVPSGYPSHYLAQYPPALPQRPAPRMTPQPGFIMQ comes from the exons ATGTCGACTTCTTTCACCAAGTTCAGCGAGTACACCATGACACAGCTCAACGAGATCCTGGAGGACGACGTCAAACTCAGCAACATGGTCCAGGAGATGGACGAG ATGCAGGAGGTCCAGCAGAGCAAAGAGAAGACACTGGTCAGCAACCGAACGCTGGCCGAGCAGAACCTCGCCCTGCATCCCATACTGGAGCATAAGAAGGAGCAGCTGACCAAGTGCTACAGCTGCCTTCAGGAGAGCTTTGAGTCCTACCAGCTCCGCAAGTCCACTCTCG ACCACAATTCAGGAAACACCTCCCTGGACACTTTGCTGGCCCTGCTGCAGGCGGAGGGAGCCAAAatagaagaggagacagag AATATGGCTGATTCGTTCCTGGATGGCGACATAACCCTGGATCCCTTCATCGATTCTTACCACAGCAAGAGGAAGCTCGCCCACCTGAGGAGGGTGAAGAtcgagaagctgcaggagatggTGCTGAAGGGCCAGCGGCTCCCCCAGGTGTCTGTGCCCACCTCCCGATCTCAGGATGTGTCAGCGCCCTCCCCCTTCACAGACGCCAACAGTTCCTCCCCTGTCCCCCAACCGAGGAGGAAACCCCCGGCTCCTCCATCCCAGCCAACCCCAATTCTTAATCCAATGATGTCTGTCCCCCAGCCCTCTGTCTTCTACTCTGCGTCACCGTACCCGCCGATTCCTCCCCGAACAGGCCAGCCCTTCCCTAATGTCCCCTCTGGCTACCCCAGCCACTATCTAGCTCAGTATCCCCCTGCTTTGCCGCAGAGGCCCGCACCTCGCATGACCCCGCAGCCTGGCTTCATCATGCAGTAA
- the abcb9 gene encoding ATP-binding cassette sub-family B member 9, whose product MGLKVGVSCTVLFTLLDVVITTVLYTHGSHSVRFREEVLDFDILKSALDLWGTVLLRGGLLLGASIGVSWNKVDGSQRVTSLATLILFLCLVLITFALAKLLILSELGPMTQQPWVLILICWTCASSLVVTLLWRLLSSESSSGSRHHSSRSREGAAGSEDTESLVGTDDEEEEEVGCERKKQKEEGTQEKTSSGATLGRLIAISMKDGWLLCTAIFFLLISAVCEAFIPYYYGRAIDSIVENKSMEHFAKPVITLAALLLVSSIAMGLRGGVFTLTFARINLRLRSRLFRTLMRQEIGFFDENHTGDIISRLSADTTQVSDLISQNVNIFLRSAIKGTGFFIFMFGISWKLSLVTLMGFPFIGLVSKLHGEYYKKLTKEVQTTLAEANRVAEETISGMRTVRSFANECGEADSYDAKLSAMFQLNKKQALAYACYMWSSNISQFCLELAVLYYGGHLVISGQMSSGDLISIFIYMLELGECLESIASVFTGLMQGVGAAEKVFEYLDREPKHPANGTEAPHTCTGLVEFKDITFAYPTRPEVDILKGVSFTLRPGEVTALVGPSGSGKSSCVSLLENFYLPQQGQVLLDGKPVQTFQHDYLHSKVALVGQEPVLFARTVGENITYGLTDIPMQYVVQAATKANAQDFISSLPKGYETSVGEKGTQLSGGQKQRVAIARALIRNPRVLILDEATSALDSESEHIVQQALNNVMKEHTVLVIAHRLSTVEKADNIIVIDRGHVAEQGPHSQLMASGGLYSKLVQRQVLGIQTGADVLNLPENLSWKPDGAHQRRRQSSSSSASESECKVRY is encoded by the exons GGACCTCTGGGGGACCGTCCTGCTCCGGGGGGGGCTCCTGCTGGGAGCCTCCATAGGTGTGTCATGGAACAAAGTGGACGGCTCGCAGAGGGTCACCTCGCTCGCCaccctcatcctcttcctctgcctggTCCTCATCACCTTTGCTCTGGCCAAGCTGCTGATACTGAGCGAGCTGGGCCCTATGACCCAGCAGCCCTGGGTCCTGATCCTCATCTGCTGGACGTGTGCCTCTTCTCTGGTTGTCACGCTGCTCTGGAGGCTGCTGAGCTCAGAATCCAGCTCAGGGAGTCgtcaccacagcagcaggagcagggaaGGAGCAGCAGGCTCCGAGGACACAGAGAGCCTGGTGGGgactgatgatgaggaggaggaggaggtggggtgtGAGAGGAAGAAGCAAAAGGAGGAGGGAACCCAGGAGAAGACCAGCTCTGGGGCTACACTTGGACGTTTGATAGCCATCTCCATGAAGGATGGCTGGCTCCTGTGTACAGctatcttcttcctcctcatttctgctgtgt GTGAAGCATTCATACCGTACTACTATGGGAGGGCCATCGACAGCATCGTGGAGAACAAGAGCATGGAGCACTTTGCTAAACCGGTCATCACACTGGCAGCACTGCTCTTAGTCAG ttCCATTGCAATGGGATTGCGTGGTGGGGTCTTCACGCTGACATTTGCTCGAATAAACCTTCGGCTCAGAAGCCGTCTCTTCAGAACGCTGATGAGGCAGGAGATAGGGTTTTTTGATGAAAACCACACAG GTGACATCATCTCACGGCTGTCAGCTGACACCACCCAAGTGAGTGACCTCATCTCCCAGAATGTCAACATCTTCTTGAGGAGCGCCATCAAGGGCACCggcttcttcatcttcatgttCGGGATCTCCTGGAAGCTCAGCCTGGTGACCCTCATGGGATTCCCTTTCATTGGCCTCGTCTCTAAACTCCATGGAGAATATTACAAG AAATTGACTAAAGAAGTGCAAACCACTCTTGCAGAGGCCAACAGAGTTGCAGAAGAAACAATTTCAGGCATGAGGACAGTGCGAAGCTTTGCCAACGAGTGTGGGGAGGCCGATTCCTACGACGCCAAGCTCTCAGCCATGTTCCAGCTCAACAAGAAGCAGGCCTTGGCCTATGCTTGTTACATGTGGTCCAGTAAT atttCACAGTTTTGTTTAGAGCTCGCTGTCCTCTACTATGGCGGCCACCTTGTGATTTCTGGCCAGATGAGTAGTGGTGACTTGATATCTATTTTCATATACATGCTCGAGCTGGGAGAATGTCTAGAA AGCATCGCATCAGTGTTCACAGGCCTCATGCAGGGTGTGGGCGCTGCTGAGAAGGTTTTTGAGTATCTGGACAGGGAACCCAAACACCCAGCTAATGGCACAGAGGCTCCTCACACATGCACTGGTCTGGTTGAATTTAAAGACATCACGTTTGCCTACCCAACCCGCCCTGAGGTGGATATTCTCAAG GGAGTGTCATTCACGCTGCGGCCGGGAGAGGTCACAGCCCTCGTGGGACCCTCGGGCAGTGGAAAGAGTTCCTGTGTGAGTCTGCTGGAAAACTTCTACCTTCCTCAACAAGGCCAAGTGCTACTCGATGGGAAACCTGTGCAGACCTTTCAGCACGACTACCTTCACTCCAAG GTAGCTCTTGTGGGCCAGGAGCCTGTGCTTTTTGCCAGGACGGTCGGGGAAAACATCACCTACGGCCTGACTGACATCCCCATGCAGTATGTGGTGCAGGCTGCCACCAAGGCTAACGCTCAGGACTTTATCAGCTCCCTCCCCAAAGGCTATGAGACAA GTGTTGGCGAGAAGGGCACCCAGTTGTCAGGCGGGCAGAAACAAAGGGTGGCCATTGCAAGAGCTCTCATCCGAAACCCACGTGTTCTTATCCTGGATGAGGCGACCAGTGCTCTGGATTCAGAGAGTGAACACATT GTTCAGCAGGCCCTGAACAATGTCATGAAGGAGCACACGGTGCTGGTGATCGCACATCGGCTCAGCACAGTGGAGAAGGCAGACAACATCATAGTGATTGACAGGGGCCACGTGGCTGAACAGGGCCCTCACAGTCAGCTGATGGCCAGCGGGGGGCTCTACTCCAAGCTGGTGCAGAGGCAGGTCCTGGGAATACAGACGGGGGCGGACGTCCTAAACCTGCCTGAAAACCTCAGCTGGAAGCCTGATGGAGCACATCAGCGAAGgagacaaagcagcagcagcagcgccagCGAGTCTGAGTGCAAAGTCCGCTACTGA